One genomic segment of Arthrobacter sp. JZ12 includes these proteins:
- a CDS encoding BMP family lipoprotein, protein MKNSRSLTGRRTGMSAAALGAAALLLAGCGAPPAEEDGSDPAAAGTDYTGCIVSDSGGFDDQSFNQSSYEGIQAAEESLGIEVRQAESQAETDFTPNVNSMVSAGCDMIVTVGFLLSATTAEAAEANPDTNFAIVDDNQIDLPNVKPIIYDTAQAAFLAGYLAAGTSETGKVATYGGIQIPTVTIFMDGFADGVAYYNEQKDANVELLGWDKDAQTGTFVGDFENQAAGKTNTQNFINEGADIIMPVAGPVGLGTIEAVEEANADGGATKVIWVDSDGFETVESGTEYILTSVMKLMGDAVEQVITEDVEGNFSNEPYVGTLENGGVALAPFHDQEEAVSDEMRAELEEIQAGIVAGDITVESEASPQ, encoded by the coding sequence TTGAAGAATTCACGGAGCTTGACAGGGCGCCGCACCGGCATGTCCGCTGCCGCCCTGGGGGCTGCAGCCCTTCTCCTCGCCGGCTGCGGCGCGCCGCCGGCCGAGGAAGACGGATCCGATCCGGCGGCTGCCGGCACTGACTACACCGGCTGCATCGTCTCCGACTCGGGCGGATTCGACGACCAGTCGTTCAACCAGTCCAGCTACGAGGGCATCCAGGCCGCCGAGGAGTCCCTCGGCATCGAGGTTCGCCAGGCAGAATCCCAGGCTGAGACGGACTTCACCCCCAACGTGAACTCCATGGTCTCCGCGGGCTGCGACATGATCGTCACCGTCGGGTTCCTGCTCTCGGCGACCACTGCGGAGGCTGCGGAAGCCAACCCGGACACCAACTTCGCCATCGTCGATGACAACCAGATCGATCTGCCGAACGTGAAGCCGATCATCTACGACACGGCCCAGGCTGCCTTCCTGGCCGGTTACCTCGCCGCCGGAACCTCCGAGACCGGCAAGGTCGCCACCTACGGCGGTATCCAAATCCCCACGGTAACCATCTTCATGGACGGGTTCGCGGACGGCGTGGCCTACTACAACGAGCAGAAGGACGCGAACGTCGAACTGCTCGGCTGGGATAAGGACGCGCAGACCGGAACCTTTGTGGGCGACTTCGAGAACCAGGCGGCGGGCAAGACCAACACCCAGAACTTCATCAATGAGGGCGCCGACATCATCATGCCGGTGGCCGGCCCTGTCGGCCTGGGCACCATTGAGGCGGTTGAGGAGGCAAACGCCGACGGCGGCGCCACCAAGGTGATTTGGGTCGACTCCGACGGTTTCGAGACAGTTGAGTCGGGCACCGAGTACATCCTGACCTCGGTCATGAAGCTGATGGGCGATGCCGTTGAGCAGGTCATCACCGAGGATGTCGAAGGCAACTTCAGCAACGAGCCGTACGTCGGCACCCTGGAGAACGGCGGCGTTGCGCTGGCACCGTTCCACGACCAGGAGGAAGCCGTCTCGGACGAGATGAGGGCGGAGCTCGAAGAAATCCAGGCGGGCATCGTCGCCGGTGACATCACCGTTGAATCAGAGGCAAGCCCCCAGTAA
- a CDS encoding ABC transporter ATP-binding protein, whose protein sequence is MKLELQGITKRFGSLVANDNIDLVVNPGQVHCLLGENGAGKSTLMNVLYGLYEPTEGRILVNGEPVTFRGPGDAMAAGIGMVHQHFMLIPVFTVAENVALGDEHTKAGGVLDLDKTRARIREISDRYGFDVDPDALVEDLPVGVQQRVEIIKALVRKAEVLILDEPTAVLTPQETDELIQIIEELKAGGTAIVFISHKLREVKAVSDVITVIRRGAVVGTVEPTASTSELASMMVGRKVSLTLDKAPAAPGETTFTVQNLTVAGPGGQKLVNNVSFTIAEGEILAVAGVQGNGQTELTEAILGLHPHATGSVQLKGKELLGMKVKDIIRQGVGFVPEDRKVDGLVGSFSIAENMILNWYNEAPFAKGMAMKPSVVLNNARAKIDEFDVRTPSAEAAVSTLSGGNQQKVVLARELSRPLNLFIASQPTRGVDVGSIEFLHKRIVAERDAGTPVMIVSTELDEISELADRIAVLHGGELMGIVPGDTSRDVLGLMMAGMPAEEALRQHPVAGREHHAGEESR, encoded by the coding sequence GTGAAGCTCGAACTGCAGGGAATCACCAAGCGCTTTGGGTCCCTTGTTGCCAATGACAATATCGATCTGGTGGTGAATCCCGGACAGGTGCACTGCCTGTTGGGAGAGAACGGCGCAGGCAAGTCCACCCTCATGAACGTGCTCTACGGACTGTACGAGCCCACCGAGGGACGCATTCTGGTGAACGGGGAGCCCGTGACTTTCCGCGGACCAGGCGACGCCATGGCAGCCGGCATCGGCATGGTGCACCAGCACTTCATGCTGATTCCCGTGTTCACCGTCGCCGAGAACGTTGCGCTCGGGGATGAGCACACCAAGGCCGGCGGGGTGCTGGACCTGGACAAGACCCGCGCGCGCATTCGCGAGATATCCGACCGCTACGGGTTCGACGTCGATCCCGATGCCCTGGTCGAGGACCTCCCCGTGGGTGTCCAGCAGCGCGTTGAAATCATCAAGGCACTCGTGCGCAAGGCCGAAGTGCTGATCCTGGACGAGCCCACTGCCGTGCTCACCCCCCAGGAAACGGATGAACTTATCCAGATCATCGAGGAGCTCAAAGCAGGCGGCACGGCGATTGTGTTCATCTCGCACAAGCTGCGCGAGGTGAAGGCAGTGTCCGATGTCATCACGGTGATCCGTCGTGGTGCCGTCGTCGGAACTGTTGAGCCGACCGCCAGCACCAGCGAGCTTGCCTCAATGATGGTGGGGCGGAAGGTCAGTCTCACGCTGGACAAGGCGCCGGCGGCTCCGGGGGAAACCACCTTCACCGTGCAGAACCTCACTGTTGCAGGTCCGGGCGGGCAGAAACTGGTCAACAACGTCAGCTTCACCATCGCGGAAGGCGAGATTCTCGCCGTCGCAGGCGTCCAGGGCAACGGACAGACGGAACTCACCGAGGCCATCCTCGGGCTTCATCCGCACGCCACCGGATCGGTACAGCTGAAGGGCAAGGAACTCCTCGGGATGAAGGTCAAGGACATCATCCGCCAGGGAGTGGGTTTCGTTCCGGAAGACCGGAAGGTGGACGGCCTGGTGGGAAGCTTCTCCATCGCCGAGAATATGATCCTGAACTGGTACAACGAGGCACCCTTCGCGAAGGGCATGGCCATGAAGCCATCGGTCGTGCTGAACAACGCCCGAGCCAAGATTGACGAGTTCGACGTCCGCACGCCGAGCGCAGAGGCTGCGGTCAGCACGCTCTCGGGTGGAAACCAGCAGAAGGTGGTCCTGGCCCGTGAGCTCTCGCGGCCGCTCAACCTGTTCATCGCTTCCCAACCCACACGCGGCGTCGACGTCGGATCCATTGAATTCCTGCACAAGCGGATCGTCGCCGAGCGCGACGCCGGCACCCCGGTGATGATCGTTTCCACCGAACTCGATGAAATCAGCGAACTCGCGGACCGGATCGCGGTCCTGCACGGAGGAGAGCTCATGGGCATAGTGCCCGGAGACACGTCCCGGGACGTGCTCGGCCTCATGATGGCCGGCATGCCGGCGGAAGAAGCGCTACGCCAGCACCCTGTGGCAGGCCGCGAACATCACGCGGGGGAGGAGAGCCGATGA
- a CDS encoding ABC transporter permease produces the protein MSTQNPSSSAAAADGAAAPPPIPGTEDTTPVTGGGHDAGRNILKSIVSGSSLVAVLAVVLSIILGGILIAVTDEDVAAAATYFFGRPTDTLAAAWSAASGAYAALFQGAIFNPAADSLALMFRPLTETFTVATPLILAGLGVALAFRAGLFNIGAQGQIILGAMFAGWIGFSWHLPFGIHLLFVVLAGFVGGALWGVIPGLLKARTGAHEVIVTIMLNYIAIYLVGFLLTTPSFQNPGSSNPISPRLDDTALFPQLLGPQFRLHLGFLVAIAATYGVWWLLNRSTVGFELRAVGANPFAARTAGISVTRGYVVVMMLAGGLAGLAGVAQVAGTERVLTSGIAASFGFDAITVALLGRSRPWGVFFAGLLFGAFRAGGVQMQTLTGTPIDIVLVVQSLIVLFIAAPPLVKAIFRIDQKKKNRAGKAQRHVAGGAA, from the coding sequence ATGAGCACCCAGAATCCGAGCTCAAGCGCAGCGGCCGCCGATGGCGCGGCAGCTCCGCCACCGATTCCCGGTACGGAGGACACGACGCCGGTCACCGGCGGCGGGCATGATGCCGGCCGAAACATCCTGAAGAGTATCGTCAGCGGATCATCGCTCGTGGCGGTTCTCGCCGTCGTGCTTTCAATCATCCTCGGCGGGATCCTGATCGCGGTGACCGACGAGGACGTCGCCGCCGCTGCCACCTACTTCTTCGGCAGGCCCACCGACACACTCGCGGCCGCCTGGAGCGCGGCGAGCGGTGCCTACGCGGCCCTTTTCCAGGGCGCGATCTTCAATCCGGCGGCCGACTCCCTCGCCCTGATGTTCCGGCCGCTGACCGAGACGTTCACGGTGGCAACGCCGCTCATCCTCGCAGGCCTCGGCGTCGCGCTGGCTTTCCGGGCCGGCCTGTTCAACATCGGCGCCCAGGGCCAGATCATCCTCGGGGCGATGTTCGCAGGCTGGATCGGGTTCTCCTGGCACCTGCCGTTCGGCATCCACCTGCTGTTCGTGGTTCTCGCCGGTTTTGTGGGCGGTGCCCTGTGGGGCGTCATCCCGGGCCTGCTGAAGGCGCGGACGGGCGCGCATGAGGTGATTGTCACGATCATGCTCAACTACATTGCGATCTACCTGGTCGGGTTCCTGCTGACGACGCCGTCGTTCCAGAACCCCGGCTCGTCAAACCCCATCAGCCCCCGCCTGGATGACACGGCGCTTTTCCCGCAGTTGCTGGGCCCGCAGTTCCGCCTGCACCTCGGCTTCCTCGTGGCCATCGCCGCGACGTACGGCGTCTGGTGGCTGCTGAACCGTTCGACGGTCGGCTTCGAGCTCCGGGCGGTCGGAGCAAATCCCTTCGCGGCACGTACCGCGGGAATCAGCGTCACGCGCGGGTACGTCGTCGTCATGATGCTGGCCGGCGGCCTCGCAGGGCTGGCAGGCGTGGCGCAGGTTGCCGGAACGGAGCGCGTGCTTACCAGCGGCATCGCCGCGAGCTTCGGATTCGATGCCATCACCGTCGCGCTGCTGGGACGGTCTCGACCGTGGGGCGTGTTCTTCGCCGGCTTGCTGTTCGGGGCGTTCCGCGCCGGCGGCGTGCAGATGCAGACCCTCACCGGAACGCCCATCGACATTGTCCTGGTGGTCCAGTCCCTGATTGTCCTGTTCATCGCGGCGCCGCCGCTGGTCAAGGCGATCTTCCGTATCGACCAGAAGAAGAAAAACCGCGCGGGCAAGGCCCAGCGGCACGTAGCCGGAGGTGCGGCATGA
- a CDS encoding ABC transporter permease, translating into MSIATTVTNTADAAPVGRSWKAPIGFGIGALLALAVFAIGGPATTAVFRVSDDSDRIRLADIALPANGVGWVVALALIAIAAYSFLQARKGLKMNRWFGIAYAVLFVIGFLTWVVGIADRPSISLAGLVAGSVTLAIPLIFGSLSGVLCERVGVVNIAIEGQLLSGAFAAAVAASVSGNAFVGLIAAAIAGVLVSFILAVFSIKYLVNQIIVGVVLNVLVSGLTGFLASTLLSRDSETFNSPPGLPEIRIPLLADIPVIGPILFQQTVVGYFMYAAVIVVWIGLYRTKWGLRVRAVGEHPQAADTMGIKVNATRFRNVLLGGAVAGFGGAFFTLVSVSTFTRDMTAGQGYIALAALIFGRWNPIGAFFAALLFGFATNLRFVLSIIGTDVPSQFLAMLPYIVTILAVAGLVGRSRPPAASGVPYVKE; encoded by the coding sequence ATGAGCATTGCAACAACCGTGACCAACACGGCCGATGCCGCACCGGTCGGCAGGAGCTGGAAGGCTCCCATCGGATTCGGCATCGGTGCCCTGCTGGCGCTGGCCGTCTTTGCCATCGGCGGACCGGCCACCACGGCGGTCTTCCGGGTGTCCGACGACTCCGACCGCATTCGGTTGGCTGACATCGCCCTGCCGGCCAACGGTGTGGGCTGGGTCGTGGCGCTGGCCCTGATTGCCATCGCCGCGTACTCCTTCCTGCAGGCGCGCAAGGGCCTGAAGATGAACCGCTGGTTCGGCATCGCCTACGCGGTGCTGTTCGTCATCGGCTTCCTCACCTGGGTGGTGGGCATCGCAGACCGGCCGTCGATCTCTCTTGCCGGTCTGGTGGCGGGTTCGGTCACCCTGGCCATCCCGCTCATCTTCGGCTCGCTCTCCGGCGTGCTTTGCGAGCGGGTGGGCGTCGTGAATATCGCCATCGAGGGCCAGCTTCTGTCAGGGGCGTTCGCAGCCGCCGTCGCAGCCTCCGTTTCGGGCAACGCGTTCGTCGGCCTGATCGCCGCGGCCATCGCGGGCGTGCTGGTCTCCTTCATCCTGGCCGTCTTCAGCATCAAGTACCTGGTGAACCAGATCATCGTGGGCGTGGTGCTGAACGTCCTGGTGTCAGGCCTGACCGGGTTCCTCGCCTCCACCCTGCTCAGCCGGGACTCCGAGACCTTCAACTCGCCCCCCGGCCTGCCGGAGATCCGCATCCCGCTGCTGGCTGACATTCCGGTCATCGGGCCCATCCTCTTCCAGCAGACCGTCGTGGGGTATTTCATGTACGCCGCAGTGATCGTGGTCTGGATCGGCCTCTACCGGACCAAGTGGGGGCTGCGGGTCCGGGCAGTCGGAGAGCACCCGCAGGCCGCGGACACCATGGGCATCAAGGTCAATGCCACACGCTTCCGGAACGTCCTGCTCGGCGGTGCCGTGGCCGGGTTCGGCGGCGCGTTCTTCACGCTGGTGTCGGTGAGCACCTTCACCCGGGACATGACGGCGGGCCAGGGCTACATTGCGCTCGCCGCCCTGATCTTCGGCCGGTGGAACCCGATCGGAGCGTTCTTCGCGGCGCTGCTGTTCGGGTTCGCAACAAACCTGCGCTTCGTCCTCTCAATCATCGGTACCGATGTGCCCAGCCAGTTCCTGGCGATGCTTCCGTACATTGTCACCATCCTTGCGGTCGCCGGCCTGGTGGGACGCTCGCGTCCGCCCGCTGCCAGCGGCGTCCCGTATGTCAAGGAGTGA
- a CDS encoding thymidine phosphorylase, which yields MRKQFDAVDIIRTKRDRGTLSPEQIDWTIDAYTRGAIADEQMAALNMAILLNGMDRAEISRWTTAMIASGDRMDFSSLGKATSDKHSTGGVGDKITLPLAPLVAVFGVAVPQLSGRGLGHTGGTLDKLESIPGWRAELSNEEMMTQLADVGAVICAAGAGLAPADKKLYALRDVTGTVEAIPLIASSIMSKKIAEGTGSLVLDVKVGSGAFMKDEAQARELAETMVALGTDAGVKTVALLTNMSTPLGLTAGNAIEVEESVEVLAGGGPDDVVELTVRLAEEMLEAAGVRDADPAQALKDGRAMDVWNRMIEAQGGDPRAALPVARESETMYAPADGVLVEMDALAVGVAAWRLGAGRARKEDVVQAGAGVRLHAKPGALVRAGEPLMTLLTDTPEKFARAREALESAVVIAPEGSRPAQQLIIDRIA from the coding sequence ATGAGGAAACAGTTCGACGCCGTCGACATCATCAGGACCAAGCGCGACCGCGGAACCCTGAGTCCCGAACAAATCGACTGGACCATCGACGCCTACACCCGCGGGGCCATCGCCGATGAGCAGATGGCCGCGCTGAACATGGCCATCCTGCTCAACGGCATGGACCGTGCCGAGATTTCCCGGTGGACGACGGCGATGATCGCCAGCGGCGACCGCATGGACTTCTCCTCGCTCGGCAAGGCGACCAGCGACAAGCACTCCACAGGGGGAGTGGGCGACAAGATCACGCTTCCCCTGGCGCCGCTCGTCGCCGTCTTCGGTGTCGCGGTTCCCCAGCTCTCCGGCCGCGGCCTCGGGCACACGGGAGGGACGCTGGACAAGCTGGAGTCCATCCCGGGCTGGCGGGCCGAGCTCTCCAACGAGGAGATGATGACCCAGCTCGCCGACGTCGGCGCGGTGATCTGCGCGGCCGGAGCGGGCCTGGCGCCGGCGGACAAGAAGCTGTACGCGCTGCGTGATGTCACGGGAACGGTCGAGGCAATTCCGTTGATCGCCTCCTCGATCATGAGCAAGAAGATTGCCGAGGGCACCGGCTCACTGGTACTCGACGTGAAGGTGGGAAGCGGCGCCTTCATGAAGGACGAGGCCCAGGCCCGCGAACTGGCAGAAACTATGGTCGCCCTCGGAACGGACGCAGGAGTGAAGACAGTGGCGCTCTTGACCAACATGTCCACTCCGCTGGGACTCACCGCGGGTAATGCCATCGAGGTTGAGGAATCGGTCGAAGTGCTCGCCGGCGGCGGGCCCGACGACGTCGTGGAACTTACGGTCCGCCTCGCGGAGGAAATGCTGGAGGCAGCCGGAGTTCGCGACGCCGATCCAGCCCAGGCGTTGAAGGACGGACGCGCCATGGACGTCTGGAACCGGATGATCGAGGCCCAGGGCGGGGATCCGCGTGCCGCCCTGCCGGTGGCCCGCGAATCGGAGACCATGTACGCACCAGCCGACGGCGTCCTGGTTGAAATGGACGCGCTCGCCGTCGGAGTGGCGGCGTGGAGGCTGGGCGCGGGCAGGGCCCGGAAGGAAGACGTTGTTCAGGCCGGGGCCGGTGTGCGGCTCCATGCGAAGCCCGGAGCACTGGTTCGTGCGGGGGAACCCTTGATGACCCTGCTGACCGACACACCGGAGAAGTTCGCCAGGGCGCGCGAGGCGCTCGAGTCCGCAGTCGTCATTGCTCCAGAAGGATCGCGCCCTGCCCAGCAGCTCATTATTGATCGCATCGCCTGA
- a CDS encoding DedA family protein, whose translation MNAVTTGLSDLILGTAEQPWVYLLVFICCTVDGFFPPFPSESVVVGLAALVIAEGVPNPWLLILVAALGAFIGDNTAYIMGRAVGTKRFRWMRRPRSQRAFEWAGYELEKRAASLILVARFVPFGRVAVNLTAGATGYSQRRFLVLTGISAVAWGSYSVGIGALAGAWFADNHLLGVTVAIAVAVVLGFIVDRIISAVRGSTPARPHAARAPVSSSA comes from the coding sequence ATCAACGCTGTAACGACCGGACTCAGCGACCTTATCCTCGGCACCGCGGAACAGCCCTGGGTTTACCTCCTCGTGTTTATCTGCTGCACAGTGGACGGGTTCTTTCCACCGTTCCCCAGCGAATCGGTCGTCGTGGGCCTGGCGGCGTTGGTGATCGCCGAGGGGGTGCCGAACCCCTGGCTGCTGATCCTCGTGGCAGCGCTCGGCGCATTCATCGGTGACAACACGGCATACATCATGGGCCGGGCAGTGGGGACCAAGCGCTTCCGATGGATGCGCCGCCCCCGTTCGCAACGGGCGTTCGAGTGGGCCGGCTACGAGCTGGAGAAGCGGGCAGCTTCCCTGATCCTGGTAGCGCGCTTTGTGCCCTTCGGCCGGGTTGCGGTGAACCTGACCGCCGGCGCCACCGGGTATTCCCAGCGTCGCTTCCTGGTGCTCACCGGCATTTCGGCAGTCGCGTGGGGGAGCTACTCGGTGGGAATCGGAGCGCTCGCCGGGGCATGGTTCGCGGACAACCACCTGCTCGGAGTCACGGTCGCCATTGCAGTGGCTGTGGTCCTCGGGTTCATAGTGGACCGCATCATCAGCGCCGTCCGAGGATCTACTCCTGCACGGCCGCATGCTGCACGTGCTCCGGTCAGCTCCTCCGCGTAG
- a CDS encoding adenosine deaminase — protein sequence MTEPITSLATDLTFDIRSLPKVSLHDHLDGGLRPATIIELAEEIGHQLPSTDPVALGEWFRDAADSGSLVRYLETFDHTIAVMQTREGLARVAREFVEDLADDGVVYGEVRWAPEQHLTRGLTLDEAVEAVQEGLDAGIEAVAARGHTIQVGQLITAMRHADRGMEIAELAVRHRDRGAVGFDIAGAEDGFPPSRFADAFTYLAQQQFPATVHAGEAAGVDSIVDALVNGRAQRIGHGVRIAEDITVEFDDDGDNSEARTGMVTLGQVAAWVRDRGIPLEVCPSSNLQTGAIEAFGKDIASHPIDLLYQLGFNVTVNTDNRLMSGVSLTDEFELLVETFDYDLDDLLELTLNAVEAAFLPLDSRTALAELIAQGYDTAGGA from the coding sequence GTGACTGAACCAATAACTTCCCTCGCCACGGACCTGACCTTCGACATCCGTTCACTGCCGAAAGTTTCCCTGCACGATCACCTGGACGGCGGACTGCGTCCGGCCACGATCATCGAGCTGGCGGAAGAGATCGGCCACCAGCTCCCGTCCACCGACCCGGTTGCTCTCGGGGAGTGGTTCCGGGATGCAGCTGACTCGGGGTCGCTGGTGCGCTACCTCGAGACGTTCGATCACACCATCGCTGTCATGCAGACCCGCGAGGGGCTTGCCCGGGTTGCACGTGAGTTCGTCGAGGATCTCGCAGACGACGGCGTGGTCTACGGCGAGGTGCGGTGGGCACCTGAGCAGCACCTCACCCGTGGGCTCACCCTCGATGAGGCCGTCGAAGCCGTTCAGGAAGGACTCGACGCCGGAATCGAGGCTGTAGCCGCGCGCGGGCACACCATCCAGGTCGGTCAGCTCATCACCGCGATGCGCCATGCCGACCGCGGCATGGAGATCGCCGAACTGGCGGTGCGCCACCGGGACCGCGGGGCAGTGGGCTTCGACATCGCCGGCGCCGAGGACGGTTTCCCGCCGTCGCGCTTTGCCGATGCGTTCACCTACCTCGCCCAGCAGCAGTTCCCTGCCACCGTGCATGCCGGTGAGGCAGCGGGCGTCGACAGCATCGTGGACGCCCTGGTCAACGGACGCGCGCAGCGGATCGGCCATGGTGTCCGCATCGCCGAGGACATCACGGTCGAGTTTGACGACGACGGCGACAACTCGGAGGCCCGCACCGGTATGGTGACGCTGGGCCAGGTTGCAGCCTGGGTGCGAGACCGCGGTATCCCGCTGGAGGTCTGCCCTTCATCGAACCTCCAGACCGGTGCCATCGAGGCGTTCGGCAAGGACATCGCCAGCCATCCTATTGACCTGCTGTACCAGCTGGGCTTCAACGTCACGGTCAATACCGACAACCGCCTGATGAGCGGCGTAAGCCTGACTGACGAGTTCGAACTTCTGGTAGAGACCTTCGACTACGACCTCGATGACCTGCTCGAACTGACCCTGAACGCCGTCGAGGCAGCCTTCCTGCCCCTGGACAGCCGCACCGCGCTCGCCGAGCTCATTGCGCAGGGTTACGACACAGCCGGCGGGGCATGA
- a CDS encoding MazG nucleotide pyrophosphohydrolase domain-containing protein, which translates to MTADAGAAAGHTAAAGESLDRLLEVIRLLREHCPWMGALTHESLAKYLVEECYELLDALEGPADAEELRSELGDVLLQVVLHARLQEERGSFAMVNVVDGLTAKMIRRNPHVFTPEGALRTGSAASVEEIEAAWHRLKKEEQGGHSTLFESIPPALPALSAAAKSVARVQREAPDTQSQALRETARELPIAASEEQLGDLLLAVVGQAVEAGLDPERALRVAVRRYQQEHLPNKSRHGR; encoded by the coding sequence ATGACAGCAGACGCAGGCGCAGCGGCCGGCCACACGGCTGCTGCGGGGGAGTCCCTGGACAGGTTGCTGGAGGTCATCCGGCTGCTGCGCGAGCACTGCCCCTGGATGGGAGCACTGACCCACGAGTCCCTCGCCAAATATCTTGTGGAGGAATGCTACGAGCTGCTTGATGCACTGGAGGGTCCGGCAGATGCTGAGGAACTCCGCTCCGAGCTCGGCGACGTTCTCCTGCAGGTGGTGCTGCATGCGCGGTTGCAGGAGGAACGCGGATCCTTCGCCATGGTGAACGTTGTCGACGGACTCACCGCCAAGATGATCCGGAGGAATCCGCACGTCTTCACTCCGGAAGGTGCGCTTCGCACCGGTTCTGCAGCTTCGGTCGAGGAGATTGAAGCCGCCTGGCACCGGCTCAAGAAGGAGGAACAGGGCGGCCACTCAACGCTCTTCGAAAGTATCCCACCCGCCCTCCCTGCCCTGTCTGCTGCCGCAAAAAGTGTTGCCCGTGTGCAGAGGGAAGCGCCCGACACCCAGTCCCAGGCCCTGCGGGAAACCGCACGGGAACTGCCGATTGCCGCGTCCGAGGAGCAACTCGGCGACCTGCTGCTCGCCGTCGTCGGTCAGGCTGTCGAAGCCGGTCTGGACCCCGAGCGCGCCCTGCGGGTAGCGGTGCGCCGCTATCAGCAGGAGCATCTGCCGAACAAGAGCCGTCACGGACGGTAA
- the eno gene encoding phosphopyruvate hydratase — MAIIDAIHAREILDSRGNPTVEVEVLLDDDTFGRAAVPSGASTGAFEANERRDGDKERYLGKGVLQAVEAVIEQIQPALLGFDAGDQRAIDQAMIDLDGTENKSNLGANAMLGVSLAIARAAAESSALPLYRYLGGPNAHVLPVPLMNILNGGSHADSDVDIQEFMIVPLGAESFSEGLRWGVEVYHELKKVLNEKGLATGLGDEGGFAPNLPSNRDALDLITTAIERAGYTPGTDIAFALDVAASEFYKDGSYHFEGKTLDSAAMRAYYEELVRDYPLVSIEDPLDEEDWDGWKVLTETLGDKVQLVGDDLFVTNPARLERGIKADTGNSLLVKVNQIGTLTETLDAISLAQRSGYTTITSHRSGETEDTTIADICVATNAGQIKTGAPARSERVAKYNQLLRIEEELDDAARYAGRSAFPRFTA, encoded by the coding sequence ATGGCAATCATCGATGCCATCCATGCACGCGAAATCCTTGATTCGCGCGGCAACCCCACGGTCGAGGTCGAGGTCCTGCTCGACGACGACACCTTCGGCCGCGCTGCCGTTCCCTCCGGCGCGTCCACCGGCGCCTTCGAAGCCAACGAGCGCCGTGACGGCGACAAGGAACGCTACCTCGGCAAGGGCGTGCTCCAGGCTGTTGAGGCTGTCATCGAGCAGATCCAGCCTGCCCTGCTCGGATTCGACGCCGGCGACCAGCGCGCAATCGACCAGGCGATGATCGATCTCGACGGAACCGAGAACAAGTCCAACCTCGGCGCCAACGCCATGCTCGGCGTTTCGCTGGCTATCGCCCGCGCGGCCGCCGAGTCCTCCGCGCTCCCGCTGTACCGTTACCTGGGCGGCCCCAACGCGCACGTCCTGCCCGTACCGCTGATGAACATCCTCAACGGCGGATCGCACGCCGATTCCGATGTCGACATCCAGGAATTCATGATCGTGCCCCTCGGTGCTGAATCCTTCTCGGAGGGACTGCGCTGGGGCGTGGAGGTCTACCACGAGCTGAAGAAGGTCCTGAACGAGAAGGGCCTCGCAACCGGCCTCGGCGACGAGGGCGGGTTTGCTCCCAACCTCCCGTCCAACCGTGACGCGCTGGACCTCATCACCACCGCTATCGAGCGGGCCGGCTACACCCCGGGAACCGATATCGCCTTCGCGCTGGATGTCGCCGCCTCCGAGTTCTACAAGGACGGCTCCTACCACTTCGAGGGCAAGACCCTGGATTCAGCGGCCATGCGGGCGTACTACGAGGAGCTCGTGCGGGACTACCCGCTCGTCTCCATCGAGGATCCGCTGGACGAGGAAGACTGGGACGGCTGGAAGGTCCTTACCGAGACACTGGGCGACAAGGTCCAGCTGGTCGGCGACGATCTCTTCGTCACCAATCCGGCCCGCCTGGAGCGCGGCATCAAGGCCGACACCGGCAACTCGCTGCTCGTGAAGGTCAACCAGATCGGCACGCTCACCGAAACCCTGGACGCCATCTCCCTGGCACAGCGCTCCGGCTACACGACGATCACCTCGCACCGTTCCGGCGAGACCGAGGACACCACCATCGCAGACATCTGTGTGGCCACCAACGCCGGCCAGATCAAAACCGGTGCCCCCGCCCGTTCCGAGCGTGTGGCCAAGTACAACCAGCTCCTGCGCATCGAGGAGGAACTGGACGACGCCGCGCGTTACGCCGGTCGTTCGGCCTTCCCGCGTTTCACTGCCTGA